Within Roseibium sp. HPY-6, the genomic segment GCCGGCGGCCGCCAGCATGTTGGCCTGGATCTTTTCGGCCAGCGCAGGGTCACGGTGCTGCCGGGACTTCAGGAACGCCGGATCCCAGTGCCAGCGGTAGCGGCCGTCTTCGTGGAGACGCAAGTTCTTGGAAAGCCCGGAAAGATCTTTCGGTTTCGCGCGATCCGGCAGATAGCGGGCAATCGCATCAGCCGCTTCCGCGACGTCGGCAAAACCTTCATCGACCCGGTCTCCCATGAAGCCGATGATCTTGCTGACCCCACCCATGTCGATGCGAGGTGTAATGTCAACAAGGACGAGCGCCGACAGTCCACCGGGATTTTCCTGCCCTTCTGCAAGCATACCGGCAAATCCGCCGAGCGAAGCGCCGACAACAACCGGTTTTGCCCGATGCATGGCAAAAACCTGGCGGGTGACTGCCACAAGATCCCTGGCGAAATCTATGAAGCCATATTGTTCTGAGGAAACCCACTCACTCTCGCCGTGACCACGCTGATCCAGCGAGTAGACCGGGTGCCCGAGCGTTGCAATCCGTGTTGCCGCGGCATTCCAGGAATGGCGCGTTTGCCCACCGCCGTGCAACAGAACAACAGGCTGCTCGCCCTCGCCGTAGCGGTCCGCGATCAGGCTGTTCTTTTCCGCTCCCTGAAACTCGACACGTTTCGGTCCCATAGATCCTCCAGGTAAACCACTGCAGCTTTCGCCCACCCGTGTGTCGCGAGCCGTCAGGCCTCCACGTTGTTCAGGAAGGCCAGAACGCCCTGCTTGTGCACCTTGTCGCCCACCGCGACCATGTGATCACGTCCGGGAATTTCCAGTACTTCGGCATGCGGGATCAGGTCGGCGAGTTTGTGTGGCGACCCGGCGATTTCGTCTTTTGTCCCGACAGCGACCAGAACCGGTCTGTCGATGTTTGCAACGTCTTCTTCGCTGATTTTCTGCCGCGATGAACGCATGCAGGCCGCAAGCGCCAGCCGGTCGGACCCGGTTTGATCGGCAAATGCACGAAAGGCCCGGCCGGTGCGGTCGTTGATGTCCTGGATGCGGTCCGTTTCAAGAGCGGATGCGATCGGTTCCGGATCCCCGACACCTGCGACCATTCCATAGCCAAGGCCGCTGAAAATTGCTCTGCGGACGCGGTCAGGGTGATTGAGCGTCAAAAAGGCCGATATCCGGGCGCCCATGGAATAGCCCATGACATCGGCTGTCTCGATTTCCAGGTGATCCAGGACACCCTTTGCGTCTTCCGCCATCAGAGGGGCACCGTAGTCCGCCGGATCATAGAGTTTTTCACTCTCTCCGTGCCCGCGATTGTCGATTGCGATCACGCGACGGTCATTCTGGACCAGGATGTCGACCCAGCCCGGATACTGCCAGTTCACCTGTTTGTTCGAAGCAAATCCGTGAATGAGCAGGATCGGATCCCCCTCACCTTCGTCAAGATAGGCAATCTTGACTCCCCCAACCTCAACATGCGCCATCGTGCATGACCTTTACGTAAACGGAAAACATACTTGATCCAATCGTAGGTGGATATTCCCCGTTTGCAAAGAAGAAATGCAGTGTGCTTAACAAATGTCGGAATGCGGCAGTTAAGCCTCTACCCTTTCCATATTCGAATGGGTATGGTCACCGAAATTCCGTGTCGGGGCACAGCCCCGCGAATGAAGAGGTTTGTGGCAATGGCGGATCAGGTTGTCCCGCACTTTCAAAACACCAGCGGACACGATTCAATTGCGATCGGCGCGCGTCAATTCATGTGCATCGGCGCAAGACCGCCGTTTGATCACCCTCATATCTTTCTCGATATGGGCACAGAAAACGAAATCGTCTGCCCCTATTGCTCCACGCTCTACAAGTTTGATCCGACGCTTGGGGCCGATGAATCGTCCCCGAACGACTGCAACTGGACGCCGGAAGCCGCCTGAGACGAGAGCGTCCGATGACCGACACAGACGACGCGCATCCGATTGTCATTGCAGGCGGCGGCATAGGAGGCCTGACGGCGGCCTTGGCGTTGCAGCGCCAGGGACATGAAATTGTGATTCTGGAACGCGCCAGGGAAATATCCGAAGTGGGCGCAGGTCTTCAGCTCTCGCCGAATGCATGTTCCGTGCTGTCTGGGCTTGGTATCCTCGAGGATCTTGAGCCCTTTGCCTATGCGCCCGACGGGCTCCGGATCTGGTCGGCGAATTCGGGACACCAACTTGCCCGTGTTGAGCTCGGAAAATTCATACACGAACGCCATGGCAACCCGTTCTGGGTGATCCATCGCGCAGATCTGCAGCGGGTCCTGCTCGAGCGGGTAAAGGAGACACACGGGATTTCGTTGCGTCTTTCGTGTGAAGTCCGGGATTTGACAGCATCGCCCTACGACCACCTGGTCTGCATTTACCGCGAGAACGACGAAACCGGTAATCTGAGCTGCAAGGCGCTGATTGGGGCCGATGGTGTCTGGTCCAAGACGAGGCGTCATGTTCCCGGTCACAGGAACGCCCGTTTCAGCGGCCAGGTCGCCTATCGTGCGACCGTTCCAATGGATCAGGTCGACCCGAAATTCGCCCGCGACACCGGACTTTGGCTGCACAAGGATTCGCATCTCGTGCACTATCCGATACGCGGTGGACGTGAGCTCAATATCGTTGCCCTGGCCAAAGAAGACTGGAGTGATGAAACCTGGTCGGCAGAAGCGGACAAGGACGCGGTCTTGCGGGTCTTCAAGGATTGGCCTGCAGAAACGCGAAACCTGCTCAATACCCCGAACCAGTGGCTTAAATGGGCCTTGTGCAGCGTAGATGCGTCCGGGCCCTGGACACACGGCCATATTGCACTGATGGGCGATGCCGCCCACGCCATGTTGCCATTCATGGCTCAAGGAGCGGCGATGGCAATCGAAGACGCTGCAATTCTTGCCAAACACTTGCCGCAGGATGTTGCAAATATCTCGTCTGCACTCAGATCTTTCGAACGGGATCGCAAACCACGTGCCGCCCATGTACAGGGCATTTCGCACGGCAACGCCAAAACGTTCCACTTCTCCGGACCCATGGCGCTCGCTCGCGACACCGTGCTGCGCCTCACGAAGCCGAAACGCCTCGCGGAGCGTTTCGACCGGATTTATGGCTGGACCCCTGATCAATAGATCTTGTTTCGCTTGAGCCGCGTTAAAAGCTGAGATAAAGCCAAACCCAATCCAGGTTTCAGGGAGAGCGACAATGACCGGACAGAAGGCAGATGACGTTGTAACGGCTGCGTTTCTGGTTATTGGAGACGAGATCCTGAGCGGCCGCACCAAAGACAAGAACATCGGTTTCGTCGCAGATTACATGACTTCTCTTGGGATCGACCTGAAAGAAGTCCGGGTTGTTCCGGACGAGCGTGACGAGATCGTTCTGGCTGTAAACGCTTTGCGCTCGAAATACACTTATGTCTTTACCTCCGGTGGCATCGGCCCTACCCACGACGACATCACCGCCGAAAGTGTCGCAGCCGCCTTTGATGTTCCGCTCAACCTCGACCCGCGCGCCGTGACGCTTCTTGAGACGCATTATGCGCCCGGTCAGTTTACGCCGGCGCGTCAGCGGATGGCACGGATCCCGGAGGGCGCGGACCTTATCGAGAACAAGGTGTCGAAAGCACCCGGTTTCAGGATTGAAAACGTGCATGTCATGGCGGGCGTTCCTTCAATCATGCAGGCGATGATGGATGCCATTTCGCCTACCTTGAAAACCGGCAAGAAGATGCTCTCCGAGACAGTTGCCGCCGATATGCCGGAAAGCCGGATAGCCGACCGGCTGGCCGCGATCCAGGAAGCGCATCCCGATACGCTGATCGGCTCCTATCCGAACGCTTCCGACGGCAAGTTCACGACCCAGATCGTCATCCGGTCTCGCGACGAAGACATTTTGCATGCCGCCAAAAGAGATGTTGCTCAAGCAGTTGCGGAAATCCTGGGATCATAAAAAGCGAGTTGAAAATGGAAAATTCCACCCAAAACAAGGCCTTCCCCGTTTCCTGGGATATGTTTCACCGCGACTCCCGCGCTCTCGCATGGCGGCTGTCGAGCGAAGGCGAATGGAAAGCGATTGTTTGCATCACACGTGGTGGCCTGGTTCCTGCCGGCATCGTGGCGCGAGAACTTGGCATCAGGACAATTGAAACGGTTTGCATCGCCTCCTATCACGACTACGACAATCAGGGACAATTGAAGGTCATCAAGCCGATTGACCCGAAAGTCATCGACCTCGAAGACGGGGAAGGCAGCGGGGTTCTCGTCATTGACGATCTCGTGGACACCGGAAAGACCCTCAAGGTGGTGCGCGGAATGCTGCCGAAGGCCCACTATGCGACGGTCTATGCAAAACCGGTCGGCGTTCCCATGGTCGACACGTTCATCACAGAGGTCTCGCAGGACACCTGGATCTATTTCCCCTGGGACATGGGCTGGCAGTTCCAGCCGCCGCTGTCAAAAGACACAGCTGGATAAATCGCACGCAGGAATTTTACCGGTTGTGGTGACTGCCCACAGCTATCACGACCCGCGGAGTTGACTGTCACGCGTCTGCCTGAACAATCCTGCTATTGAGTGATTTGCTTTCCGCCCATGCGGATCGGTGAAACTGAAATTCTTTGGCAGGATCGTGAATGCTGAACAGACGTCTGTTCCTTGCGTGCTTTGCAGCGGGCCTTGCCGCCGGTTGCCAGTCCGGAAGCAGCGCGGGGCGTTTGCCGCCGCGCCCAGGCTCACGTGCCGTTGCCAGGGCACCTGCGGCCAAAGATTCCATTTCTCCGGACTTTGTTCAAATGTACCGGGCAATGCCCGAAGAGCCCTTCCCTGTTCCGGCGGTCGACATCAGCAAGATCGACCCGGTCTACTATCGCCGCCAGGTCGATTATTCATCTTCAGAACCCGCCGGTACAATCGTCGTCGATACGCCGAACCGGTTTCTCTATCTGACGATGGAGAATGGCAAAGCTATGCGCTATGGCGTTGGCATCGGCCGCGCCGGATTTGCCTGGGGCGGCCGCGCGCGCATTGCTGCCAAAAGGCCCTGGCCGAAATGGTTTCCACCTGCGGAAATGATAGAGCGGGAACCGAAGCTGGAAAAATATCGCGGCGGCATGGAACCGGGTCTGGAAAACCCCCTTGGTGCGCGCGCCCTTTACATCTACGAGGGCAACAAGGACACGCTCTACCGTCTGCACGGCACCTCGGCGACCTGGTCGATCGGCAAGGCTGTCTCCTCGGGGTGCGTACGTATGCTGCACCAGGACGTCATAGACCTTTACAATCGGGTTCCGAACGGCACACCGATTGTCGTGCGCCAAGTGTAATCGGACAATAAACTTCAGCAATACAGGTGCGAGCTTGCGGCCTTGACCATTGAGGGCCAAGGCGCAAGTTTTTCAGAGAGTAGATCCGTGAATGGATATCAGCGCGTGCTGGTACGCTTCACTTTGAGACCCTTTGAACCGGAACCGTTCGGCTTGACTTTC encodes:
- a CDS encoding alpha/beta hydrolase yields the protein MGPKRVEFQGAEKNSLIADRYGEGEQPVVLLHGGGQTRHSWNAAATRIATLGHPVYSLDQRGHGESEWVSSEQYGFIDFARDLVAVTRQVFAMHRAKPVVVGASLGGFAGMLAEGQENPGGLSALVLVDITPRIDMGGVSKIIGFMGDRVDEGFADVAEAADAIARYLPDRAKPKDLSGLSKNLRLHEDGRYRWHWDPAFLKSRQHRDPALAEKIQANMLAAAGNLSLPVLLIRGRNSELVSMDHVQEFLDHVPHAKFTDIQDAGHMVAGDKNDVFAAAVEDFLIDLKTNSQVA
- a CDS encoding alpha/beta hydrolase codes for the protein MAHVEVGGVKIAYLDEGEGDPILLIHGFASNKQVNWQYPGWVDILVQNDRRVIAIDNRGHGESEKLYDPADYGAPLMAEDAKGVLDHLEIETADVMGYSMGARISAFLTLNHPDRVRRAIFSGLGYGMVAGVGDPEPIASALETDRIQDINDRTGRAFRAFADQTGSDRLALAACMRSSRQKISEEDVANIDRPVLVAVGTKDEIAGSPHKLADLIPHAEVLEIPGRDHMVAVGDKVHKQGVLAFLNNVEA
- a CDS encoding zinc-finger domain-containing protein: MADQVVPHFQNTSGHDSIAIGARQFMCIGARPPFDHPHIFLDMGTENEIVCPYCSTLYKFDPTLGADESSPNDCNWTPEAA
- a CDS encoding FAD-dependent monooxygenase — protein: MTDTDDAHPIVIAGGGIGGLTAALALQRQGHEIVILERAREISEVGAGLQLSPNACSVLSGLGILEDLEPFAYAPDGLRIWSANSGHQLARVELGKFIHERHGNPFWVIHRADLQRVLLERVKETHGISLRLSCEVRDLTASPYDHLVCIYRENDETGNLSCKALIGADGVWSKTRRHVPGHRNARFSGQVAYRATVPMDQVDPKFARDTGLWLHKDSHLVHYPIRGGRELNIVALAKEDWSDETWSAEADKDAVLRVFKDWPAETRNLLNTPNQWLKWALCSVDASGPWTHGHIALMGDAAHAMLPFMAQGAAMAIEDAAILAKHLPQDVANISSALRSFERDRKPRAAHVQGISHGNAKTFHFSGPMALARDTVLRLTKPKRLAERFDRIYGWTPDQ
- a CDS encoding molybdopterin-binding protein; translated protein: MTGQKADDVVTAAFLVIGDEILSGRTKDKNIGFVADYMTSLGIDLKEVRVVPDERDEIVLAVNALRSKYTYVFTSGGIGPTHDDITAESVAAAFDVPLNLDPRAVTLLETHYAPGQFTPARQRMARIPEGADLIENKVSKAPGFRIENVHVMAGVPSIMQAMMDAISPTLKTGKKMLSETVAADMPESRIADRLAAIQEAHPDTLIGSYPNASDGKFTTQIVIRSRDEDILHAAKRDVAQAVAEILGS
- the gpt gene encoding xanthine phosphoribosyltransferase, yielding MENSTQNKAFPVSWDMFHRDSRALAWRLSSEGEWKAIVCITRGGLVPAGIVARELGIRTIETVCIASYHDYDNQGQLKVIKPIDPKVIDLEDGEGSGVLVIDDLVDTGKTLKVVRGMLPKAHYATVYAKPVGVPMVDTFITEVSQDTWIYFPWDMGWQFQPPLSKDTAG
- a CDS encoding L,D-transpeptidase; translated protein: MLNRRLFLACFAAGLAAGCQSGSSAGRLPPRPGSRAVARAPAAKDSISPDFVQMYRAMPEEPFPVPAVDISKIDPVYYRRQVDYSSSEPAGTIVVDTPNRFLYLTMENGKAMRYGVGIGRAGFAWGGRARIAAKRPWPKWFPPAEMIEREPKLEKYRGGMEPGLENPLGARALYIYEGNKDTLYRLHGTSATWSIGKAVSSGCVRMLHQDVIDLYNRVPNGTPIVVRQV